The following nucleotide sequence is from Haloarcula pelagica.
TGTTCGCTATACGCCGTCACGTTCGGCGTCTTCCTGACCGAATTCATCGTCTACGGAACCGGTCTGACCCACGAGTTCGTCCTCTTTGGCTTCCTCACACCGGGGCTGTTGGAGAAGGTACTTGCCGTTGGAATGGTCGCGCTATTCGCGTTCATCAACTACCGCGGCGCCGAGGAGACCGGGAAGGCAGGCGTCGTCGTGACTGGGATCAAGGTCAGTATTCTCGCGGTGTTCGTCGCCTTCGGTCTCCTCGCGACGGTCAACACCCCCCAGTGGCCCCAGAAGTTCGTCGGGAGCCCCGGCTTCGCCCCCAACGGTGCTATCGGTATCATCGGCGCGATGGGATTCACCTACATCGCCTTCGAGGGGTACGAAATCATCGTCCAGTCCGGCGAAGAGGTCGTGGATCCGGGTGAGAACGTTCCCAAGGCGGTCTTCTACTCCCTCGCCATCGTCGTCCCGATATACATTCTCGTCGCCTTCGCCGCGCTGGGTGGTATCGAAGTAGTGCCAGAATTGGCCGAGCGGGCCGGTGTCGCCGCCGACGCGCCGACGTGGCGACTGCTTGGCAACCTCGGCGAACTCGGTATCATCGAGGCCGCCGGACAGTTCGTCCCCTACGGCGTCCCGCTGTTGCTCGTCGCGGGGTTGACGGCGACGATGAGCGCGCTGAACGCGACGGTCTATTCGTCCTCCAGAGTCTCCTTCGCCATGGGGCGGGACCGCGCGCTCCCTGAAGCGTTCTCACAGATTCATGAGGACAAACGGACGCCCCATATCGCCATCTTCCTATCGGCAGTGCTCATCGCCGCTATGGCGGTCACGCTGCCTATCGAGGCCGTCGCAGCGTCGGCTGATATCATGTTCATTCTACTGTTCGTGCAGGTCAACTGGACGGTCATCAAGATGCGGAAGACGCACCCGGACTTACCACGGACGTACGAAGTGCCCTACATGCCGTGGCCCCCGCTCATCGGTATTGTCCTCCAGTTCCTATTGACACCGTTCCTCCTGTCGGCACTCGGTCTCAAGGTTGGTCTCGGGCCGGATTCACACGGATTCATCGCACTGGTGACAACTGTCCTATGGATGGGACTCGGACTCGTCGTCTATTACGGCTACTCCCAGCAGAAGGAGAAAGAAAAACTCGAAGAAGAGACGCCGACTGTCGTTGCGGAACAAGCCCCGGCACCGGAACGAACGACTCGAGAGGAGCGGTTACTCGTCCCCATCGCGAATCCGGAGAGTGTCGACCAGCTGATGGGGACTGCGTTCGACGTTGCTGCGGACCGCAACGCAGAAATCGAAGTGATGAGCGTCGTCACGGTCCCACAGCAGACTCCGCTATCGGAGGGGCGCAAGTTCGTCTCCGAGGAACGGGCCGTATTAGATTCGGCGCTGGAGTTCGCGGAGAACGAATACCCCGATGTCCCGGTCAGCGGGACGATACGCATCGGCCACGAGGTCGCACCGGCCATCCTGAATACTGTAGAACAGAACGACATCGACGTGGTGTTGATGGGGTGGCGCGGACAAGGTCGCCGACGGGACGTTGCCCTTGGGAGCAACGTGGACCGAGTAGTGACCCAGGCAGGCTGTGACGTCCTCGTCCAGCGCATCGGGGACCAGCCTGCTGTCGACGACATACTGGTCCCGACCGCAGGCGGACCGCACGCCGAGTTCGCCGCGGAGGTTGCCAGAGCGCTGGCACGGGCCAACGACGCCCGAGTCGAGATATTGACTGTCGCCGACCCCGGCGAGCCAGCCGATGCCAGCGAGGGTTTGCTTGAAATGACGGCTTCGGTTCTCGAAGACATCGAAACTACCCGCACACGCATCGAGAGCGACGACATCGCCGGAACAATCGTCGAGGAATCGGCTGGTGTCGACGTGACTGTCATCGGCGCATCCCGTGAGAGTCTGCTCCAGCAGTTAGTCGTCGGAGCGATTCCCGAAGCCGTCGGCCGACGGGCCCAGAGTACGGTCATCATGGCCAAGCGGGACCTCGGTATCACATCGTTCCTGACGCGGTGGCTTCGCGGGTCCCGCCGATAGCGCATCGGAGATTTCCCTTCCCGCAGATTTATGCGGGTGTGCACGAGAGTTGCAAACGAGATGGACAGACGGCAGTTCGTCCAGACAGCCGGAGGTACAGCGACTGCTCTGAGCACACTCGGCGTGTCCGGAACCGCAGCGGCCCAGGAGGAGGGCGGCGGTGAGGGTGACGGCGGTGGCGGAACCACAGTCCCGGACTACGGCGACTGGTTCAGCGATGTCGACAACTTCAGCGACCCCACCAGTACCGTCGACGCGACGGGACAGGACTCGGCGACGGTCGAAGTCGGTGTGCAGGCCAACGGCGGCGCGTTTGGCTTTGGCCCACCAGCGATACACGTCGATACAGGCACGACAGTCCAGTTCGAGTGGACCGGACAAGGCGGTGGGCACAACGTCGTCTCGGATGGAGGCGGCACCCTGGATTCGGGCTCACCGACAGGGAGCAGTGGAGTCAACTACGAATACACGTTCGAAGAGGCAGGGATATACAAGTACTACTGTGATCCCCACAAGGGGCTCGGAATGAAAGGCGCGGTCGTCGTCGGTGAAGAGTATCCGACGACGACTGTCGGTGGCGGCGGTCCAGTCGAAGTCGACCCTCATCAGGCCGGCGTCCCGTTGCAGCCACACTTCATCGGGTTCGG
It contains:
- a CDS encoding halocyanin domain-containing protein; the encoded protein is MDRRQFVQTAGGTATALSTLGVSGTAAAQEEGGGEGDGGGGTTVPDYGDWFSDVDNFSDPTSTVDATGQDSATVEVGVQANGGAFGFGPPAIHVDTGTTVQFEWTGQGGGHNVVSDGGGTLDSGSPTGSSGVNYEYTFEEAGIYKYYCDPHKGLGMKGAVVVGEEYPTTTVGGGGPVEVDPHQAGVPLQPHFIGFGAGLAVILPLIFAFFQLKYAESPHTSGGND
- a CDS encoding amino acid permease, whose product is MTDSTAGTETSVSAESSGDVETELSRDMSLFDITFIGVGAMIGAGVFALTGFAAGLAGPALTVAFLLNGFVALFTAVSYAELGAAFPEAGGGYLWVKEALVDPNGFYAGWMSWFAHAVACSLYAVTFGVFLTEFIVYGTGLTHEFVLFGFLTPGLLEKVLAVGMVALFAFINYRGAEETGKAGVVVTGIKVSILAVFVAFGLLATVNTPQWPQKFVGSPGFAPNGAIGIIGAMGFTYIAFEGYEIIVQSGEEVVDPGENVPKAVFYSLAIVVPIYILVAFAALGGIEVVPELAERAGVAADAPTWRLLGNLGELGIIEAAGQFVPYGVPLLLVAGLTATMSALNATVYSSSRVSFAMGRDRALPEAFSQIHEDKRTPHIAIFLSAVLIAAMAVTLPIEAVAASADIMFILLFVQVNWTVIKMRKTHPDLPRTYEVPYMPWPPLIGIVLQFLLTPFLLSALGLKVGLGPDSHGFIALVTTVLWMGLGLVVYYGYSQQKEKEKLEEETPTVVAEQAPAPERTTREERLLVPIANPESVDQLMGTAFDVAADRNAEIEVMSVVTVPQQTPLSEGRKFVSEERAVLDSALEFAENEYPDVPVSGTIRIGHEVAPAILNTVEQNDIDVVLMGWRGQGRRRDVALGSNVDRVVTQAGCDVLVQRIGDQPAVDDILVPTAGGPHAEFAAEVARALARANDARVEILTVADPGEPADASEGLLEMTASVLEDIETTRTRIESDDIAGTIVEESAGVDVTVIGASRESLLQQLVVGAIPEAVGRRAQSTVIMAKRDLGITSFLTRWLRGSRR